Proteins from a single region of Nocardioides anomalus:
- a CDS encoding AMP-dependent synthetase/ligase — protein sequence MREYSTPSTMEPPTSGNLTDDVVTNARDHGSDEVFSRPGPDGWTGVTAARFRDEVAAVAQGLIASGIEPGDRVALISKTRYEWTLFDYAIWFAGAVTVPVYETSSAEQVQWILEDSGARAVVAETPEHVARITEVRADLTELNHVWSLTDNAVDILSRLGQDIPEATLEERRTAAGPSDLATLIYTSGTTGRPKGCMLTHGNFMVELGVAVGELDRLFETEDSSTLLFLPLAHVFARIIQIGCVKSRTRLGHSADIKNLVADLQAFRPTFVLAVPRVFEKVFNTASQRATADGRGGIFDRAAEVAMAYSRGVEKGKVPFRVRAQHAVFSRLVYGKLRDALGGRCEYAVSGGAPLGERLGHFYRGIGVTVLEGYGLTETTAALTVNLPDAVKIGTVGRPLPGTAVRVAEDGELLFQGGQVFTGYWHEDQATAEVLESDGWFHTGDVGEVDDEGFVRITGRKKEILVTAGGKNVAPAVLEDRVRAHALVDQCLVVGDGQPFIAALVTLDREALDAWADQHGKTHKIEQLVDDPDLNAAIQDAVDDANRAVSKAESIRKFRILVDEWTEEGGQLTPSLKLKRNVVMRENKDDVAGLY from the coding sequence GTGCGCGAGTACTCCACGCCGTCGACCATGGAGCCGCCGACCTCGGGGAACCTCACCGACGACGTGGTCACCAACGCGCGCGACCACGGCTCCGACGAGGTGTTCAGCCGGCCCGGGCCGGACGGCTGGACCGGCGTCACCGCCGCCCGGTTCCGCGACGAGGTCGCCGCCGTCGCCCAGGGGCTCATCGCCTCCGGCATCGAGCCGGGCGACCGGGTCGCGCTGATCTCCAAGACGCGCTACGAGTGGACGCTGTTCGACTACGCGATCTGGTTCGCCGGGGCCGTGACCGTGCCGGTCTACGAGACGTCCTCGGCCGAGCAGGTGCAGTGGATCCTCGAGGACTCCGGTGCCCGCGCCGTCGTCGCCGAGACGCCCGAGCACGTCGCCCGCATCACCGAGGTCCGCGCCGACCTCACCGAGCTCAACCACGTCTGGTCGCTGACCGACAACGCCGTGGACATCCTCAGCCGGCTCGGGCAGGACATCCCCGAGGCCACCCTCGAGGAGCGCCGGACCGCCGCCGGTCCCTCGGACCTCGCGACGCTGATCTACACCTCCGGCACCACCGGGCGCCCCAAGGGCTGCATGCTCACCCACGGCAACTTCATGGTCGAGCTCGGCGTGGCCGTCGGCGAGCTGGACCGGCTGTTCGAGACCGAGGACTCCTCCACCCTGCTCTTCCTGCCGCTGGCCCACGTGTTCGCGCGGATCATCCAGATCGGCTGCGTGAAGTCGCGGACCCGCCTCGGGCACAGCGCCGACATCAAGAACCTGGTCGCGGACCTGCAGGCCTTCCGCCCGACGTTCGTGCTCGCCGTACCCCGGGTGTTCGAGAAGGTCTTCAACACCGCCTCCCAGCGCGCCACCGCCGACGGCCGCGGCGGCATCTTCGACCGCGCCGCCGAGGTCGCGATGGCCTACTCCCGCGGCGTGGAGAAGGGCAAGGTCCCGTTCCGGGTCCGCGCCCAGCACGCCGTGTTCTCGCGGCTGGTCTACGGCAAGCTGCGCGACGCCCTCGGCGGCCGGTGCGAGTACGCCGTCTCCGGCGGCGCCCCGCTCGGCGAGCGTCTCGGCCACTTCTACCGCGGGATCGGCGTCACCGTGCTCGAGGGCTACGGCCTGACCGAGACCACCGCCGCCCTCACCGTGAACCTCCCGGACGCCGTCAAGATCGGCACCGTCGGCCGCCCGCTGCCCGGCACCGCCGTCCGCGTCGCCGAGGACGGCGAGCTGCTCTTCCAGGGCGGCCAGGTCTTCACCGGCTACTGGCACGAAGACCAGGCCACCGCCGAGGTCCTCGAGAGCGACGGCTGGTTCCACACCGGCGACGTCGGCGAGGTCGACGACGAGGGCTTCGTCCGGATCACCGGCCGCAAGAAGGAGATCCTCGTGACCGCCGGCGGCAAGAACGTCGCCCCTGCCGTCCTCGAGGACCGCGTCCGCGCCCACGCCCTGGTCGACCAGTGCCTCGTCGTCGGCGACGGCCAGCCCTTCATCGCCGCCCTGGTCACCCTCGACCGCGAGGCCCTCGACGCCTGGGCCGACCAGCACGGCAAGACCCACAAGATCGAGCAGCTCGTCGACGACCCCGACCTCAACGCCGCCATCCAGGACGCCGTCGACGACGCCAACAGGGCCGTCTCCAAGGCCGAGTCGATCCGCAAGTTCCGGATCCTCGTCGACGAGTGGACCGAGGAGGGCGGTCAGCTGACCCCCAGCCTCAAGCTCAAGCGCAACGTCGTGATGCGCGAGAACAAGGACGACGTCGCTGGGTTGTACTGA
- a CDS encoding AAA family ATPase — protein MPVVVDPDPMIVESLLASMPAGAHGVESIDRLSAWLGSHSEEYVVLLGPTLTDEDSVLTCEALRTTHPAISTILVRETLDGELLAAAMRAGARDVVHVSDTTTLAVALNRALELYVALRGPSGGLHVSKVIAVFSPKGGVGKTTLSVNLALALTEKGARRVCLVDLDLAFGDVAITMQLFPTHSIEQAIGSEDSLDIEMLDGLLTRHQDSLMVLAAPPHPDTRERVTPLLVSKIIRTLRETFDYVVIDTAPAFDEQVLTALDETDEVVLVTTLDVPTLKNVKVAVETFDALHIARDNRHLVLNRADDEVGINADKVEGILGMSVDAQIVSSLEIAAATNAGSPVIVADPEHQMSQAVKQLASALAGEMIGHLGADAPAPQSEPESRGRRLKRSRK, from the coding sequence ATGCCCGTCGTCGTTGACCCCGACCCGATGATCGTGGAGTCCCTGCTGGCGTCCATGCCGGCCGGGGCCCACGGCGTCGAGTCGATCGACCGCCTCTCCGCGTGGCTCGGGTCGCACAGCGAGGAGTACGTCGTCCTCCTGGGCCCGACGCTCACCGACGAGGACTCGGTCCTCACCTGCGAGGCGCTGCGCACCACGCACCCCGCCATCAGCACGATCCTGGTCCGCGAGACCCTGGACGGCGAGCTGCTGGCCGCGGCGATGCGGGCCGGCGCGCGCGACGTGGTCCACGTCAGCGACACCACCACGCTGGCCGTCGCGCTCAACCGCGCCCTCGAGCTGTACGTCGCGCTGCGCGGCCCCAGCGGCGGTCTGCACGTCAGCAAGGTCATCGCGGTCTTCTCCCCCAAGGGCGGCGTCGGCAAGACCACGCTCTCGGTCAACCTCGCCCTCGCCCTCACCGAGAAGGGCGCGCGCCGGGTGTGCCTGGTCGACCTCGACCTGGCCTTCGGCGACGTGGCCATCACCATGCAGCTGTTCCCGACGCACTCGATCGAGCAGGCGATCGGCTCCGAGGACTCCCTCGACATCGAGATGCTCGACGGGCTGCTCACCCGGCACCAGGACTCGCTCATGGTGCTCGCCGCTCCCCCGCACCCGGACACCCGCGAGCGGGTCACGCCGCTGCTGGTCTCCAAGATCATCCGGACCCTGCGCGAGACCTTCGACTACGTCGTCATCGACACCGCGCCGGCCTTCGACGAGCAGGTCCTCACCGCCCTCGACGAGACCGACGAGGTCGTGCTGGTCACCACCCTCGACGTACCGACGCTGAAGAACGTCAAGGTCGCTGTCGAGACCTTCGACGCCCTCCACATCGCCCGCGACAACCGACACCTGGTGCTCAACCGCGCGGACGACGAGGTGGGCATCAACGCCGACAAGGTCGAGGGCATCCTCGGCATGAGCGTGGACGCCCAGATCGTGAGCTCCCTCGAGATCGCCGCGGCGACCAACGCCGGCAGCCCGGTGATCGTGGCCGACCCCGAGCACCAGATGAGCCAGGCGGTCAAGCAGCTGGCGAGCGCCCTGGCCGGCGAGATGATCGGACACCTCGGCGCCGACGCACCCGCCCCGCAGAGCGAGCCCGAGTCGCGCGGCCGCCGCCTGAAGAGGAGCCGCAAGTAG
- a CDS encoding CpaF family protein yields the protein MSLADRLAAAREARGDSLTDEIPDDELVPAGAEPAPAGGGGKRRADTTAVAAPTPPPAPKPVAPEAPRAARANAQQQDRIEELKSSVHVQLLQQMGPRLYDSEMDQNELDNEVRKILADVLGSQDRPLSNSDRTRVTQEISDDILGYGPIEPYLRDPDVSEIMVNGYASIWLEKSGRLTPAPAQFSDEAHLRRTIDKIVSRIGRRVDESSPMVDARLPDGSRVNAVVPPLAVDGSALTIRKFAADPLTVQNLIDFGSLSPRTAEFLDACVRGRLNIIVSGSTGAGKTTTLNVLSSFIPNDERIVTIEDAAELQLKQDHVVRLESRPANIEGKGSVTIRDLVKNSLRMRPDRIVVGEVRDASALDMLQAMNTGHDGSITTLHSNGPRDTLARMETLVLMAGMDLPVRAIREQVASAVDLIVHQTRFKDGTRRITHVTEVEKMEGDIITLQDIFLWDGSRGFDSDGRTLGRLAATGLRPKFLEKMAYANVTVDPLIFAPER from the coding sequence ATGAGCCTTGCCGACCGTCTGGCCGCCGCCCGCGAGGCGCGCGGCGACTCCCTCACCGACGAGATCCCCGACGACGAGCTCGTGCCCGCCGGCGCGGAGCCCGCCCCCGCCGGCGGCGGCGGCAAGCGGCGTGCGGACACGACCGCCGTGGCCGCACCGACGCCTCCCCCGGCCCCCAAGCCCGTCGCGCCCGAGGCGCCGCGGGCGGCCCGCGCCAACGCGCAGCAGCAGGACCGCATCGAGGAGCTCAAGAGCAGCGTCCACGTCCAGCTGCTGCAGCAGATGGGCCCGCGGCTCTACGACTCGGAGATGGACCAGAACGAGCTCGACAACGAGGTCCGCAAGATCCTCGCCGACGTGCTCGGCTCCCAGGACCGGCCGCTCAGCAACAGCGACCGCACCCGGGTCACCCAGGAGATCAGCGACGACATCCTGGGCTACGGGCCGATCGAGCCCTACCTGCGCGACCCGGACGTCTCCGAGATCATGGTCAACGGCTACGCCAGCATCTGGCTGGAGAAGTCGGGCCGCCTGACGCCGGCGCCCGCGCAGTTCAGCGACGAGGCGCACCTGCGCCGGACCATCGACAAGATCGTGTCCCGCATCGGTCGCCGCGTCGACGAGTCCAGCCCGATGGTCGACGCCCGCCTCCCCGACGGCAGCCGCGTCAACGCGGTCGTGCCGCCGCTGGCGGTGGACGGCTCGGCGCTGACCATCCGCAAGTTCGCCGCCGACCCGCTGACCGTGCAGAACCTCATCGACTTCGGCTCGCTCAGCCCCCGCACCGCGGAGTTCCTCGACGCCTGCGTCCGCGGCCGGCTCAACATCATCGTCTCCGGCAGCACCGGCGCCGGCAAGACGACGACGCTGAACGTCCTCTCGTCGTTCATCCCGAACGACGAGCGCATCGTGACCATCGAGGACGCCGCCGAGCTCCAGCTCAAGCAGGACCACGTCGTCCGGCTCGAGTCGCGTCCGGCCAACATCGAGGGCAAGGGCTCGGTCACCATCCGAGACCTGGTGAAGAACAGCCTGCGCATGCGGCCCGACCGCATCGTCGTCGGTGAGGTCCGCGACGCCTCCGCGCTCGACATGCTGCAGGCGATGAACACCGGCCACGACGGCTCGATCACCACCCTGCACTCCAACGGTCCCCGCGACACCCTGGCCCGCATGGAGACGCTGGTCCTCATGGCCGGCATGGACCTGCCGGTCCGCGCCATCCGCGAGCAGGTCGCCTCCGCCGTCGACCTGATCGTGCACCAGACCCGCTTCAAGGACGGCACGCGCCGCATCACCCACGTCACCGAGGTGGAGAAGATGGAGGGCGACATCATCACCCTCCAGGACATCTTCCTGTGGGACGGCAGCCGCGGCTTCGACTCCGACGGCCGCACCCTGGGTCGCCTGGCCGCGACCGGTCTCCGCCCGAAGTTCCTCGAGAAGATGGCCTACGCCAACGTGACCGTGGACCCCCTCATCTTCGCCCCGGAGCGCTGA
- a CDS encoding lysophospholipid acyltransferase family protein, producing the protein MFYWFLKWVALGPWLRLVFRPQVTGAEHVPATGPAILASNHLSYSDWMFMPLTLPRRVTFVAKAEYFNTPGIKGWFQKKFFSGAGQVPIDRSGASAAEGALSAAKRILDAGELFGIYPEGTRSHDGRLYRGKTGVARLALEAKVPVVPVAVVGTDVVAPPGQTFGKFTRPIVRFGKPLDFSRYEGMENDRYILRSITDEIMYEIMRLSGQEYVDMYASRAKEESKKATDGSSAPADEQKKAS; encoded by the coding sequence GTGTTCTACTGGTTCCTCAAGTGGGTAGCGCTCGGCCCGTGGCTCCGGCTCGTCTTCCGGCCCCAGGTGACCGGGGCCGAGCACGTCCCCGCCACCGGCCCCGCGATCCTCGCCAGCAACCACCTGTCGTACTCCGACTGGATGTTCATGCCGCTCACGCTGCCGCGGCGCGTGACGTTCGTGGCCAAGGCGGAGTACTTCAACACCCCGGGCATCAAGGGCTGGTTCCAGAAGAAGTTCTTCTCCGGGGCCGGCCAGGTCCCCATCGACCGCTCCGGCGCCAGCGCCGCCGAGGGCGCGCTGTCCGCGGCCAAGCGCATCCTGGACGCCGGCGAGCTGTTCGGCATCTACCCCGAGGGCACCCGCTCCCACGACGGCCGGCTCTACCGCGGCAAGACCGGCGTGGCCCGCCTGGCCCTCGAGGCCAAGGTCCCGGTCGTCCCGGTGGCCGTGGTCGGCACCGACGTGGTCGCCCCGCCCGGCCAGACCTTCGGCAAGTTCACCCGCCCGATCGTGCGCTTCGGCAAGCCGCTGGACTTCTCGCGCTACGAGGGCATGGAGAACGACCGCTACATCCTGCGCTCGATCACCGACGAGATCATGTACGAGATCATGCGGCTCTCCGGTCAGGAGTACGTCGACATGTACGCCTCCCGCGCCAAGGAGGAGTCCAAGAAGGCGACCGACGGCTCCTCGGCGCCCGCCGACGAGCAGAAGAAGGCGTCGTAG
- a CDS encoding ROK family glucokinase: MAAPARRTRVPRWDPLTVGVDIGGTKILAGVVDSHGSVVEVQRRPTTGHDVALVEDTIVDLVQGFQQQYDVAAVGVGAAGFVDASRSTVMFSPHLAWRDEPLRDRLTARMSIPVVVDNDANTTALGESRFGAGVGHRFVLCITLGTGIGGAIVLDGRVYRGANGMAGEFGHMQVVPDGHRCPCGNRGCWEQYASGNALEREARELVVARSPMAHALRELCGDDPDQLSGPQVTAAAQAGDPISVELIADVGRWLGTGVAGLVAAFDPSAVIIGGGVSDAGELLLAPTRDSMVRHLVGRGYRAEPPVVPAVLGPQAGFIGAADMARSAARRSRRADRRRDRRGRWFGVRDEL, translated from the coding sequence GTGGCCGCACCGGCCCGGCGTACCCGGGTCCCTCGCTGGGACCCGCTCACCGTCGGCGTGGACATCGGCGGCACCAAGATCCTCGCCGGCGTCGTCGACTCGCACGGCTCGGTCGTCGAGGTGCAGCGCCGGCCCACGACCGGCCACGACGTCGCGCTGGTCGAGGACACCATCGTCGATCTGGTCCAGGGCTTCCAGCAGCAGTACGACGTCGCCGCGGTCGGCGTCGGCGCGGCCGGCTTCGTCGACGCGAGCCGGTCCACGGTGATGTTCTCCCCGCACCTCGCCTGGCGCGACGAGCCGCTGCGCGACCGGCTGACCGCCCGGATGTCGATCCCGGTCGTGGTCGACAACGACGCCAACACCACCGCGCTGGGGGAGTCGCGCTTCGGCGCGGGCGTCGGTCACCGCTTCGTCCTGTGCATCACGCTCGGCACCGGCATCGGCGGCGCGATCGTGCTGGACGGCCGGGTCTACCGCGGCGCCAACGGCATGGCCGGCGAGTTCGGCCACATGCAGGTCGTGCCCGACGGCCACCGCTGCCCGTGCGGCAACCGGGGCTGCTGGGAGCAGTACGCCTCCGGCAACGCCCTCGAGCGCGAGGCCCGCGAGCTGGTCGTGGCCCGCTCGCCGATGGCCCACGCGCTGCGCGAGCTGTGCGGCGACGACCCGGACCAGCTGAGCGGCCCGCAGGTCACCGCGGCCGCCCAGGCGGGCGACCCCATCTCGGTCGAGCTGATCGCCGACGTCGGCCGCTGGCTCGGCACCGGCGTGGCCGGGCTGGTCGCGGCCTTCGACCCCAGCGCGGTCATCATCGGCGGCGGGGTCTCCGACGCCGGCGAGCTGCTGCTGGCCCCCACCCGCGACTCGATGGTGCGGCACCTGGTCGGCCGCGGCTACCGGGCCGAGCCGCCCGTCGTACCCGCCGTCCTCGGGCCGCAGGCCGGCTTCATCGGCGCCGCCGACATGGCCCGCTCGGCCGCCCGCCGCTCGCGTCGGGCGGACCGCCGCCGGGACCGCCGGGGGCGCTGGTTCGGCGTCCGCGACGAGCTCTAG
- a CDS encoding SRPBCC family protein, giving the protein MAEQTTSSITVDAPPAAVMDVIADFDAYPQWAKGVTQAETRSSYDDGRAREVFFALDVSPIKDEYTLSYDWDGDREVTWTLVEGKMLRALDGAYVLRDLGGSTEVNYRLALDVSIPLIGMLKRKGEKILIDTALKGLKKRVESLG; this is encoded by the coding sequence GTGGCGGAGCAGACGACGTCCTCCATCACGGTCGACGCGCCGCCGGCGGCGGTCATGGACGTCATCGCCGACTTCGACGCCTACCCCCAGTGGGCCAAGGGCGTGACCCAGGCCGAGACGCGCTCGTCGTACGACGACGGGCGGGCCCGCGAGGTGTTCTTCGCCCTCGACGTGAGCCCGATCAAGGACGAGTACACGCTGTCCTACGACTGGGACGGCGACCGCGAGGTCACGTGGACCCTCGTCGAGGGCAAGATGCTGCGCGCGCTGGACGGCGCCTACGTGCTGCGCGACCTCGGCGGCAGCACCGAGGTGAACTACCGGCTCGCCCTCGACGTCTCCATCCCGCTCATCGGCATGCTCAAGCGCAAGGGCGAGAAGATCCTCATCGACACCGCGCTGAAGGGGCTGAAGAAGCGCGTCGAGTCGCTCGGGTAG
- the cpaB gene encoding Flp pilus assembly protein CpaB, whose amino-acid sequence MAVLVAALGSALVFLYTKGADTRAEKKFDTVEVLRATAQINPGETFEDAQAAGKLALQAVSQDSLLDGYQTTTDSLGGTVALGTIYPGEQIIAAKFGTSAAVQTSLQIPDGMMAKSINLTDPGRVAGFVNPGSTVAVFYSGTDQASGQPFTRLLLDKVTVLGVGSTTPVSTTTTDQTGIATTEQLPRTLITLALSQKQVEQTTWAESNGELSFALLTDKSEVQPDTAGMDATTLFK is encoded by the coding sequence GTGGCCGTGCTGGTGGCAGCACTGGGCTCGGCCCTCGTCTTCCTCTACACCAAGGGTGCCGACACCCGGGCGGAGAAGAAGTTCGACACCGTCGAGGTGCTCCGCGCGACCGCGCAGATCAACCCGGGTGAGACGTTCGAGGACGCGCAGGCGGCCGGCAAGCTGGCCCTGCAGGCGGTGTCGCAGGACTCGCTGCTCGACGGCTACCAGACCACGACGGACTCCCTGGGCGGGACCGTGGCGCTGGGCACGATCTACCCCGGTGAGCAGATCATCGCGGCGAAGTTCGGGACCTCGGCGGCCGTGCAGACCAGCCTGCAGATCCCGGACGGGATGATGGCCAAGTCGATCAACCTCACCGACCCGGGTCGCGTGGCCGGCTTCGTCAACCCCGGCTCGACCGTGGCGGTCTTCTACTCCGGCACCGACCAGGCCAGCGGCCAGCCGTTCACGCGGCTGCTGCTGGACAAGGTGACGGTGCTCGGCGTCGGCTCGACCACCCCGGTCTCCACCACGACGACCGACCAGACGGGCATCGCGACCACCGAGCAGCTCCCCCGCACGCTGATCACGCTGGCCCTGTCGCAGAAGCAGGTCGAGCAGACCACCTGGGCCGAGTCGAACGGCGAGCTCTCCTTCGCGCTCCTGACCGACAAGAGCGAGGTGCAGCCGGACACCGCCGGCATGGACGCCACGACCCTCTTCAAGTGA
- a CDS encoding ROK family glucokinase — protein MTLACGVDVGGTKILGGVVDEDGSIVEELRVESPATDAEAIEKAIEHLVTELKSRHEIAAVGVGAAGYIDKARSTVRFAPNIAWRDVSLKADLEALVDLPVVVENDANAAAWGEFTFGAGHDVDDLLLVTVGTGIGGGIVHDGELLRGAFGIGAEIGHMRVVPDGILCGCGNRGCFEQYASGSALVRDARAAARAGSLLAQGLLDLAGGDPDQITGPLITEAARAGDPFATEQLAGLGRWLGEGIASLTAVLDPAVVVLGGGVSEAGDLLITPVRAAFQSQLTGRGHRPVLEIRKARLGNRAGLIGAADLARR, from the coding sequence GTGACCCTCGCGTGCGGCGTCGACGTCGGCGGCACCAAGATCCTCGGCGGCGTGGTCGACGAGGACGGCTCGATCGTCGAGGAGCTGCGCGTCGAGTCGCCCGCGACCGACGCCGAGGCCATCGAGAAGGCCATCGAGCACCTGGTCACCGAGCTCAAGAGCCGCCACGAGATCGCCGCGGTCGGGGTCGGGGCGGCGGGCTACATCGACAAGGCCCGCTCGACGGTCCGGTTCGCGCCCAACATCGCCTGGCGCGACGTCAGCCTCAAGGCCGACCTCGAGGCGCTGGTCGACCTCCCGGTCGTGGTGGAGAACGACGCCAACGCGGCCGCCTGGGGCGAGTTCACCTTCGGCGCCGGCCACGACGTCGACGACCTGCTGCTGGTCACGGTGGGCACCGGCATCGGCGGCGGCATCGTCCACGACGGCGAGCTGCTGCGCGGCGCCTTCGGCATCGGCGCCGAGATCGGCCACATGCGGGTCGTGCCCGACGGCATCCTGTGCGGCTGCGGCAACCGCGGCTGCTTCGAGCAGTACGCCAGCGGCAGCGCCCTGGTCCGCGACGCCCGCGCGGCCGCCCGGGCCGGCTCGCTGCTGGCGCAGGGGCTGCTGGACCTCGCCGGCGGCGACCCCGACCAGATCACCGGGCCGCTCATCACCGAGGCCGCCCGGGCCGGCGACCCCTTCGCCACCGAGCAGCTGGCCGGGCTGGGCCGCTGGCTGGGCGAGGGCATCGCCTCGCTCACCGCCGTGCTCGACCCGGCCGTCGTGGTCCTCGGCGGAGGCGTCAGCGAGGCCGGTGACCTGCTCATCACCCCGGTGCGCGCGGCGTTCCAGTCCCAGCTCACCGGCCGCGGGCACCGACCCGTGCTGGAGATCCGCAAGGCCCGGCTGGGCAACCGGGCCGGCCTGATCGGCGCGGCCGACCTGGCCCGGCGGTGA
- a CDS encoding ArsA family ATPase: MRILLFTGKGGVGKSTVAAGTAALAAASGQRTLVLSTDAAHSLSDAFGAPVGPEPTQVAERLFVQQVDAQLRFEQSWAEIQGYLLSVLDTTGMDPVAAEELTVIPGAEEVLALLELRVQVLSDDWDVVVVDCAPTAETLRLLALPEALGWYMQRVFPVQQKVVKALRPVLSRAAGVPMPGGGVFDAVQRLHAELEEVRALLSGPDASVRIVLTPEAVVLAEARRAYTTLSLFGYRVDGVVANRVFPSEGADDWRAGWVLAQDEVLGQVEESFAGVPLWRSEYRPGEPVGVEALGDLARDLYAGSDPLGRGGVRSPFEVVTETGGVRLRLRLPFVTRDQVHLARSGDELVVTVGSYRRLLTLPQGLARLRVAGARVDDDGVLQVTFRDPASEAVG, encoded by the coding sequence TTGCGCATCCTCCTCTTCACCGGCAAGGGCGGTGTCGGCAAGTCCACCGTGGCCGCCGGGACCGCCGCCCTCGCCGCCGCCTCGGGCCAGCGCACCCTCGTGCTGTCCACCGACGCGGCGCACTCCCTCTCCGATGCCTTCGGCGCACCGGTCGGCCCGGAGCCGACCCAGGTGGCCGAGCGGCTCTTCGTCCAGCAGGTCGACGCCCAACTGCGCTTCGAGCAGTCCTGGGCCGAGATCCAGGGCTACCTGCTCTCGGTCCTGGACACCACGGGCATGGACCCGGTGGCCGCCGAGGAGCTGACGGTCATCCCCGGTGCCGAGGAGGTGCTGGCCCTGCTCGAGCTGCGGGTCCAGGTCCTTTCCGACGACTGGGACGTGGTGGTCGTGGACTGTGCGCCGACCGCGGAGACGCTGCGGCTGCTGGCGCTGCCCGAGGCCCTGGGCTGGTACATGCAGCGCGTCTTCCCGGTCCAGCAGAAGGTGGTCAAGGCCCTGCGCCCGGTGCTGAGCCGCGCGGCGGGCGTGCCCATGCCGGGTGGGGGCGTCTTCGACGCCGTCCAGCGCCTGCACGCCGAGCTCGAGGAGGTGCGCGCCCTGCTGTCCGGGCCGGACGCCAGCGTGCGGATCGTGCTCACGCCCGAGGCCGTGGTGCTGGCCGAGGCGCGCCGCGCGTACACGACGCTGTCGCTGTTCGGCTACCGCGTCGACGGCGTCGTGGCCAACCGGGTCTTCCCCTCCGAGGGCGCCGACGACTGGCGCGCCGGCTGGGTCCTGGCCCAGGACGAGGTCCTCGGTCAGGTGGAGGAGTCGTTCGCGGGCGTGCCGCTGTGGCGCTCGGAGTACCGCCCCGGCGAGCCGGTCGGCGTTGAGGCGCTGGGGGACCTGGCCCGCGACCTGTACGCCGGGAGCGACCCGCTCGGGCGCGGCGGCGTGCGCAGTCCGTTCGAGGTGGTCACCGAGACCGGCGGCGTCCGGCTGCGGCTCCGGTTGCCGTTCGTCACGCGCGACCAGGTCCACCTCGCCCGCAGCGGGGACGAGCTGGTCGTCACCGTCGGCTCCTACCGCCGCCTGCTGACGCTGCCCCAGGGACTGGCCCGGCTGCGGGTCGCCGGGGCGCGCGTCGATGATGACGGGGTGCTGCAGGTGACGTTCCGCGACCCGGCGAGCGAGGCGGTCGGATGA
- a CDS encoding NADH dehydrogenase subunit 6, with translation MQRDSDEDAWRAIVENYGDRVELDDDPVDQSPAQPGADAGREERLERLFRPLPQPAEAREPVQEDPEDAFVPPPPPPLPTVAPDRMVAWGGLFGSPSVLLICLILGVHLPPWLGYLLVAAFIGGFVYLVVHMPRGEDVDPWDDGARL, from the coding sequence GTGCAGCGCGACAGCGACGAGGACGCCTGGCGCGCCATCGTCGAGAACTACGGCGACCGGGTCGAGCTGGACGACGACCCCGTCGACCAGTCGCCTGCGCAGCCGGGCGCCGACGCCGGTCGCGAGGAGCGGCTCGAGCGGCTCTTCCGGCCCCTGCCGCAGCCCGCGGAGGCCCGCGAGCCGGTCCAGGAGGACCCCGAGGACGCCTTCGTCCCGCCGCCCCCGCCGCCGCTGCCCACGGTCGCGCCGGACCGGATGGTGGCCTGGGGCGGGCTGTTCGGCTCGCCGTCGGTGCTGCTGATCTGCCTCATCCTCGGCGTGCACCTGCCGCCGTGGCTGGGCTACCTCCTGGTGGCGGCCTTCATCGGCGGCTTCGTCTACCTGGTCGTGCACATGCCGCGCGGCGAGGACGTCGACCCCTGGGACGACGGCGCGCGGCTCTAG